The following proteins are co-located in the Aggregatibacter aphrophilus ATCC 33389 genome:
- the purR gene encoding HTH-type transcriptional repressor PurR, translating to MATIKDVAKTAGVSTTTVSHVINKTRFVAQETEKLVLQAIKDLNYSPSAVARSLKVNTTKSIGMIVTTSEAPYFAEIIHAVEEHCYRQGYSLFLCNTQNNAEKIKNHLEMLAKKRVDGILVMCSEYLPDSLNVLTNFESIPMVVMDWGPNAHTDIIQDNSFDGGYLATKHLIENGHKHIGIISGELTKTPAKTRYEGFLHAMKESGLTVNPDWVMEGFFEPEDGYECMNKILRQTELPTAVFCCNDVMALGAISAIGEKGLRVPDDISIIGYDNIHASRFYSPPLTTIHQSKSRLGVQAVNLLFERINHKSEQRETIEIHPELVIRKSVKKC from the coding sequence ATGGCAACCATTAAAGACGTCGCTAAAACGGCCGGTGTATCCACCACCACGGTGTCACACGTCATTAACAAAACCCGCTTTGTGGCACAAGAAACCGAAAAGTTGGTATTGCAAGCAATTAAAGATCTCAATTATTCCCCAAGTGCAGTGGCGCGTAGCTTAAAAGTCAACACCACCAAATCCATCGGTATGATTGTCACCACCAGTGAAGCACCTTATTTTGCTGAAATTATTCATGCCGTGGAAGAACATTGCTATCGCCAAGGCTATTCGCTCTTTCTCTGTAACACGCAAAACAATGCGGAAAAAATCAAAAACCATTTGGAAATGTTGGCCAAAAAACGGGTGGATGGTATTTTGGTGATGTGTTCCGAATACTTGCCGGACTCCTTAAACGTATTAACCAACTTTGAAAGCATTCCAATGGTGGTTATGGATTGGGGCCCGAATGCCCATACAGACATTATTCAAGACAACAGTTTTGATGGTGGTTATTTAGCCACTAAACATCTTATTGAAAACGGTCATAAACACATCGGCATTATCTCCGGCGAACTTACTAAAACCCCTGCAAAAACTCGCTATGAAGGCTTTCTACACGCCATGAAAGAATCCGGATTAACCGTTAATCCGGATTGGGTGATGGAAGGTTTTTTTGAGCCGGAAGACGGCTATGAATGCATGAACAAAATTTTACGCCAAACAGAATTACCTACCGCCGTATTTTGTTGCAACGACGTTATGGCATTGGGGGCGATTTCCGCTATTGGCGAGAAAGGCTTGCGCGTGCCGGATGATATTTCCATCATCGGCTATGACAATATTCACGCCTCCCGCTTCTATTCACCACCGCTTACCACTATTCACCAGTCCAAATCCCGTTTGGGCGTGCAAGCGGTCAATTTGTTATTTGAACGAATTAATCACAAATCTGAACAACGGGAAACGATCGAAATTCATCCTGAATTAGTGATTCGTAAATCAGTAAAAAAATGCTAA
- a CDS encoding Na+/H+ antiporter NhaC family protein: protein MELINYSTSTWSILPPVLALLLAIVTRKVLLSLSIGILVGAVMLANFNPLNTLIYLKNNISSLFVKDDGLNTNNINILIFLLLLGILTALLSMSGSNRAFAEWAQKHIKGRRGAKLVAASLVFITFIDDYFHSLAVGAIARPITDKFKVSRAKLAYILDSTAAPMCVLMPVSSWGAYIITLIAGLLATYSITGYSPIGAFMAMSAMNYYAIFSIFMVFFVAYFSFDIGSMARHEKLALEANNTEEKLSGVNGHVRNLVLPILTLIIVTVSAMMYTGNEALAADGKPFSVLGAFENTTVGISLVAGGLSAVIMASICIAADRLVSGQEYIKGWLLGMKSMLGAILILFFAWTINNVVSDVQTGTYLASLVSDTLPLALLPALLFILAAIMAFSTGTSWGTFGIMLPIAAAIAAHAAAGSVELMLPCLSAVMAGAVCGDHCSPVSDTTILSSTGAKCDHMDHVTSQLPYAIMVATASIAGYITVGLTYSGILGFIITGVVLAILVLIFKKR from the coding sequence ATGGAACTCATAAACTATTCGACATCAACTTGGTCAATACTGCCTCCGGTACTTGCCTTATTACTTGCTATTGTGACGCGTAAAGTATTACTTTCTTTAAGTATCGGTATTCTGGTCGGAGCGGTCATGCTGGCTAATTTTAATCCGCTTAATACCCTCATCTATTTAAAAAATAACATCTCATCCCTATTCGTAAAAGATGACGGATTAAATACCAATAATATAAATATCCTGATTTTCTTATTATTGCTCGGCATTTTAACCGCACTTTTAAGCATGTCTGGGAGTAACCGCGCTTTTGCCGAATGGGCACAAAAACATATTAAAGGTCGTCGAGGTGCTAAATTAGTTGCGGCTTCTTTAGTATTTATCACCTTTATTGATGATTATTTCCACAGCTTAGCCGTAGGCGCCATTGCCCGTCCTATTACCGATAAATTCAAAGTCTCCCGAGCTAAACTAGCCTATATTTTAGACTCCACCGCAGCGCCGATGTGTGTGTTAATGCCGGTATCCAGCTGGGGAGCTTACATCATCACCTTAATTGCAGGCTTATTAGCTACCTATTCCATCACCGGATATTCACCTATTGGCGCTTTCATGGCAATGAGTGCAATGAACTATTACGCTATTTTCTCTATTTTTATGGTGTTTTTCGTGGCCTATTTTTCTTTTGATATCGGTTCCATGGCAAGACATGAAAAACTGGCTTTAGAAGCAAATAATACAGAAGAAAAACTCTCCGGCGTTAACGGCCATGTGCGTAATCTCGTGTTACCTATTTTAACGCTTATCATTGTCACCGTTTCTGCCATGATGTATACCGGTAACGAAGCCTTGGCCGCCGATGGCAAACCATTTAGTGTATTAGGCGCATTTGAAAATACTACCGTAGGTATCTCCCTTGTTGCCGGCGGTTTAAGTGCGGTCATTATGGCGTCTATTTGTATTGCGGCAGATCGTCTAGTTAGCGGTCAAGAATATATCAAAGGTTGGTTACTCGGCATGAAATCCATGCTTGGCGCTATTTTAATTTTATTCTTCGCATGGACGATTAATAATGTGGTCAGTGACGTACAAACCGGGACATATTTGGCGTCTCTAGTTTCCGACACGTTACCATTGGCTTTATTACCTGCATTACTCTTTATCTTGGCTGCGATCATGGCCTTTTCCACAGGAACCAGTTGGGGAACATTCGGCATTATGTTGCCAATTGCTGCTGCCATTGCCGCTCACGCAGCAGCAGGCTCCGTAGAACTTATGTTGCCATGTTTATCTGCCGTTATGGCGGGTGCAGTATGTGGTGACCACTGCTCACCAGTGTCTGACACCACTATCTTATCTTCTACCGGTGCGAAATGTGACCATATGGATCATGTAACGTCACAATTGCCTTATGCCATAATGGTTGCTACCGCAAGTATCGCGGGCTATATCACTGTTGGCCTAACGTACTCCGGTATCTTAGGATTTATTATCACCGGCGTAGTTTTAGCCATATTAGTGCTTATCTTTAAGAAACGCTAA
- the purU gene encoding formyltetrahydrofolate deformylase — protein MIENKILLTDCPDDKGLISKITNICYKHQLNIIHNNEFVDFETKHFFMRTELQGIFNEETLLTDLNFSLPEKTNCRLISAKRKRIVILVTKEAHCLGDILMKNYYGGLDVEIAAVIGNHDVLRSLTERFDIPFFCISHQDLTREQHDQLLAEKIDEFAPDYIVLAKYMRVLNPKFVARYPNRVINIHHSFLPAFIGAKPYQQAYERGVKIIGATAHFINNELDQGPIIMQNVINIDHTYSAEAMMKAGRDVEKTVLSRALDLALHDRIFVYKNKTIVL, from the coding sequence ATGATTGAAAATAAAATATTATTAACTGATTGTCCGGATGATAAAGGTCTGATCTCTAAAATCACAAATATTTGTTACAAGCATCAATTAAATATTATTCATAATAATGAATTCGTTGATTTTGAAACTAAACATTTTTTTATGCGTACGGAACTACAAGGCATTTTTAATGAAGAAACATTATTGACGGATTTAAATTTTAGCCTACCGGAAAAAACAAACTGCCGATTAATTAGTGCAAAACGTAAACGGATTGTTATTTTAGTCACCAAGGAAGCGCATTGTTTAGGTGATATTTTAATGAAAAATTACTATGGTGGTTTAGATGTAGAAATCGCTGCAGTGATTGGTAACCATGATGTGTTACGTAGTTTAACAGAACGTTTCGATATCCCATTCTTTTGTATTAGTCATCAAGATTTAACCCGTGAGCAGCATGATCAATTATTGGCAGAAAAAATTGATGAATTCGCACCGGATTACATTGTCCTTGCGAAGTATATGCGTGTGCTGAATCCAAAATTTGTGGCACGCTATCCTAACCGGGTTATCAATATTCACCACTCATTCTTACCGGCTTTTATTGGCGCTAAACCTTATCAACAGGCATATGAACGTGGCGTTAAGATTATTGGAGCAACGGCACATTTTATTAATAATGAGTTGGATCAAGGTCCGATTATTATGCAAAATGTGATTAATATCGATCATACTTACAGTGCCGAAGCTATGATGAAAGCAGGGCGTGATGTGGAAAAAACAGTATTAAGCCGCGCCTTAGATTTAGCGTTGCACGATCGGATTTTTGTTTATAAAAATAAAACGATCGTTTTATAG
- the cra gene encoding catabolite repressor/activator: MKLDELAKLAGVSCTTVSYVVNGKAKQYRVSDSTIEKVEALIKQYDFKPNAMAASLRVGKSKTIGLIIPDFENISYAKIANNLENRLREKGYQLLISCSNDKVQNEQDCVKHLLQRQIDALVVSSTLPYNTDFYQNIEIPVVGFDRRIMSPNVVNVLTDDEGDAYRLSNELLKQAEQQRILFFGALPELPTSQEREKGFRKALEGKDIPVTYLYTDKFHKDNAAADFARWLDQNELPTTIFTTSFTLLEGVLLVLLQRQGHVPHDLIIATFGHFEMLELLANPVICSVQDYDKVSQSLLNLAFDAMSKKHKNTANTTPLMRKTVKYHCSH; encoded by the coding sequence GTGAAATTAGATGAACTTGCAAAACTTGCGGGCGTATCCTGTACAACCGTGAGCTATGTTGTGAACGGAAAAGCCAAGCAGTATCGCGTTAGTGACAGCACTATCGAGAAGGTGGAGGCCTTAATTAAACAATATGATTTTAAACCGAATGCCATGGCAGCGAGTTTACGTGTAGGAAAAAGCAAAACCATCGGTTTAATTATTCCCGATTTTGAAAATATCAGTTATGCCAAAATCGCGAATAATTTGGAAAATCGTTTGAGAGAAAAAGGCTACCAATTATTAATTTCCTGTTCTAACGACAAAGTCCAAAACGAGCAAGACTGCGTAAAACATTTACTGCAACGTCAAATAGATGCGTTGGTTGTCTCTTCTACCCTGCCTTACAATACGGATTTTTATCAAAATATCGAGATTCCTGTGGTGGGGTTTGATCGTCGAATTATGTCGCCGAATGTGGTGAATGTATTAACCGATGACGAAGGAGACGCCTATCGCTTAAGCAACGAATTATTAAAACAAGCTGAGCAACAACGCATCCTGTTTTTCGGCGCATTGCCTGAATTACCAACCAGCCAAGAGCGTGAAAAGGGTTTCCGCAAGGCATTGGAAGGAAAAGACATTCCGGTGACGTATTTATATACGGATAAATTCCATAAAGACAATGCGGCAGCAGATTTTGCCCGTTGGTTGGATCAAAACGAACTGCCCACCACGATTTTTACAACCTCTTTCACTTTATTGGAAGGCGTGTTGTTAGTGTTATTGCAACGCCAAGGTCATGTACCGCATGATTTGATCATCGCTACTTTCGGACATTTTGAAATGTTGGAATTATTGGCAAATCCGGTGATTTGTAGTGTGCAGGATTACGATAAAGTATCCCAATCATTGTTGAATTTGGCTTTTGATGCCATGTCGAAAAAACATAAAAACACGGCGAACACGACACCGTTAATGCGTAAGACGGTTAAGTATCACTGTTCACATTAG
- the metX gene encoding homoserine O-acetyltransferase MetX, with the protein MTIKTTTLFTYQPLDLILGGQLDHIDVAYQTYGELNEDKSNVVLICHALTGDAEPYFDKEENQVGWWQNFMGDGLALDTSRYFFICSNVLGGCKGTTGPSSINPKTNRPYGSQFPPVIVQDLVKVQKALLDTLGITHLHAVIGGSFGGMQATQWAINYPDFVSNVVNLCSSLSFSAEAIGFNHVMRQAIINDLNFNNGDYYNGPRPDKGLSIARMLGMLTYRTDIQLTKAFGRATKAEGDLQADYFQVESYLSYQGQKFLARFDANSYLHLLRALDLYDPSIGYADLKTALSRIKAGYTLVAVENDQLFKVPELRKSKQLLEQSGVRLTYHEFASDYGHDAFLVDYAFFEKKIRDGLAGIPTDSEEN; encoded by the coding sequence ATGACAATAAAAACCACCACCCTTTTTACCTATCAACCATTAGATCTCATCTTAGGCGGTCAGCTTGATCACATTGATGTGGCGTACCAAACCTATGGTGAGCTCAATGAGGATAAAAGCAATGTGGTACTAATTTGTCATGCGTTAACCGGCGATGCCGAGCCTTATTTTGATAAGGAAGAAAACCAAGTCGGTTGGTGGCAAAATTTTATGGGCGATGGTTTGGCGTTGGACACTTCCCGTTATTTTTTTATTTGCTCCAATGTTCTCGGCGGTTGCAAAGGCACAACAGGTCCGTCCTCTATTAACCCGAAAACCAACCGTCCTTATGGCAGTCAATTTCCGCCTGTGATCGTGCAAGATTTGGTGAAAGTACAAAAAGCACTGCTTGATACCTTGGGCATCACGCATTTACACGCCGTTATCGGCGGTTCTTTCGGTGGAATGCAAGCAACACAGTGGGCAATCAATTATCCTGATTTTGTCTCTAACGTGGTCAATCTTTGCTCATCGCTTTCCTTCAGTGCGGAAGCTATCGGTTTTAACCATGTTATGCGTCAAGCCATTATTAACGATCTGAATTTCAACAACGGCGATTACTACAATGGCCCTCGGCCCGATAAAGGTCTGTCTATTGCTCGAATGCTCGGTATGCTCACCTATCGCACCGACATACAATTAACCAAAGCCTTTGGACGCGCAACTAAGGCAGAAGGTGATTTGCAGGCGGATTATTTCCAAGTGGAGTCTTATTTAAGTTATCAAGGCCAAAAATTCCTCGCCCGTTTTGATGCCAACAGCTATTTACATTTGTTGCGCGCCTTGGATTTATACGATCCAAGTATCGGTTATGCCGATTTGAAAACCGCCCTTTCCCGCATTAAAGCCGGTTACACGTTAGTGGCAGTGGAAAATGATCAACTGTTTAAAGTACCGGAATTGCGTAAAAGCAAGCAATTATTGGAACAAAGCGGCGTGCGATTGACTTATCATGAATTTGCCTCAGATTACGGGCACGATGCATTTTTAGTGGACTATGCTTTCTTTGAAAAGAAAATTCGAGATGGGTTAGCAGGCATACCGACAGATTCGGAAGAAAATTAA
- a CDS encoding H-NS family histone-like protein, translating into MTDVLKVLTNIRSLRVIARDLALEQLESILEKIQLVVAEKKEELLKAQQEENDRQERIAKYKELLKQEGITTDELAEILGSNVVRKKRESRPAKYQYVDENGVTKTWTGQGRTPKAIQVQLDKGKSLSSFEI; encoded by the coding sequence ATGACTGATGTGTTAAAAGTTTTAACCAATATTCGTAGTTTACGTGTAATTGCTCGTGACTTAGCATTAGAACAATTGGAAAGTATTTTAGAAAAAATTCAGTTGGTTGTGGCTGAGAAAAAAGAAGAGTTATTAAAAGCTCAACAAGAAGAAAATGATCGTCAGGAACGTATTGCCAAATATAAAGAATTGTTAAAACAAGAAGGCATCACTACAGACGAATTAGCCGAAATTTTAGGTTCTAATGTTGTTCGTAAAAAGAGAGAATCTCGCCCAGCTAAATACCAATATGTTGATGAAAATGGTGTGACTAAAACTTGGACAGGTCAAGGCAGAACACCAAAAGCAATTCAAGTGCAGTTAGATAAAGGTAAATCCTTATCTTCTTTTGAAATTTAA
- the rlmE gene encoding 23S rRNA (uridine(2552)-2'-O)-methyltransferase RlmE has translation MGKKKRSASSSRWLNEHFKDPFVQKAHKQKLRSRAYFKLDEIQQTDRLFKPGMTVVDLGAAPGGWSQYVVSQIGRNGRVIACDILEMDPIVGVDFLQGDFRDENVLNTLLERVGEDKVDVVMSDMAPNFSGMPSVDIPRAMYLVELALDMCKQVLANKGSFVVKVFQGEGFDEYLKEIRSLFSVVKVRKPEASRDRSREVYIVASGYKL, from the coding sequence ATGGGCAAAAAAAAACGCTCGGCGAGTTCTAGTCGCTGGTTAAACGAACACTTTAAAGATCCTTTTGTACAAAAAGCGCATAAACAAAAACTGCGTTCCCGTGCATATTTTAAACTTGATGAAATCCAACAAACTGATCGTTTATTTAAACCTGGTATGACCGTAGTGGATCTCGGTGCCGCTCCTGGGGGATGGTCACAATATGTAGTGAGTCAAATAGGTCGTAATGGACGGGTTATCGCTTGTGATATTTTGGAAATGGATCCTATTGTTGGTGTGGACTTTCTACAAGGTGATTTTCGTGATGAAAATGTGTTGAATACCTTATTGGAACGTGTGGGCGAAGATAAAGTGGATGTTGTGATGTCTGATATGGCGCCGAATTTCAGTGGAATGCCGTCGGTAGATATCCCACGAGCAATGTATTTGGTGGAATTAGCACTGGATATGTGTAAACAAGTTCTCGCCAATAAAGGAAGTTTTGTAGTAAAAGTTTTTCAGGGTGAAGGTTTTGATGAATACTTAAAAGAGATTCGTTCTCTGTTTAGTGTGGTGAAAGTTCGGAAACCTGAAGCCTCTCGAGATCGTTCTCGGGAAGTCTATATCGTAGCAAGTGGATATAAGCTTTAG
- a CDS encoding SanA/YdcF family protein → MKLNLKEKLQSAFTLLQIKRAIRYLAIFVAFFAFLLIIVDQTIGYYVRKDIYYDIEKIPNRPYGLVLGTSKYFANNTLNLFYYNRLLAAQRLFEAKKVDYLLLSGDNRTLQYNEPRTMLKDLKKMGVPQEFIYLDFAGFRTLDSVIRADQVFKAHSLTIISQKFHCERALFIAKFHNIDAICFVADYPQVYSLVRVREFFARLQAVWDLMVEREPHFLGEPEPLPPPVTIPNVNSDT, encoded by the coding sequence ATGAAATTGAATTTAAAAGAAAAGTTACAAAGCGCCTTCACCCTATTGCAAATTAAACGGGCAATCCGTTATTTGGCGATATTTGTGGCTTTTTTTGCTTTTTTATTGATTATTGTGGATCAAACCATCGGTTATTATGTTCGTAAGGATATTTATTACGATATTGAAAAAATACCGAATCGCCCTTATGGCTTAGTGCTTGGCACATCAAAATATTTTGCCAATAACACGCTGAATTTATTTTATTACAATCGTCTGCTTGCTGCACAGCGCTTATTTGAAGCGAAAAAAGTGGATTATTTATTATTAAGTGGCGATAATCGCACCCTTCAATATAACGAGCCTCGCACCATGCTGAAAGATCTGAAAAAAATGGGGGTGCCGCAAGAATTTATTTATTTGGATTTTGCCGGATTTCGCACATTAGATTCGGTCATCCGCGCCGACCAAGTGTTTAAAGCACATTCTCTGACGATTATTTCACAAAAATTCCATTGCGAACGCGCGTTGTTTATTGCTAAGTTCCATAATATTGATGCCATTTGTTTTGTGGCGGATTATCCGCAAGTATATTCTTTGGTTCGGGTGAGAGAGTTTTTTGCCCGTTTGCAGGCGGTGTGGGATTTAATGGTGGAAAGAGAACCGCACTTTTTGGGGGAACCGGAGCCGCTTCCCCCACCGGTTACTATTCCTAATGTGAACAGTGATACTTAA
- the ftsH gene encoding ATP-dependent zinc metalloprotease FtsH — translation MVKNLILWVVVAVVMMTAYQSFNAASSGGITDYTTFISDVENNQVRQAKFEDNEILVTKADGAKYTTVIPLEDKDLLNDLLKKKVKVEGTPPERRGLLSQILISWFPMLLLIGVWVFFMRQMQGGGGKTMSFGKSRARMMTQEQIKTTFADVAGCDEAKEEVAEIVDFLREPKKFQNLGGKIPKGILMVGPPGTGKTLLAKAIAGEAKVPFFTISGSDFVEMFVGVGASRVRDMFEQAKKNAPCLIFIDEIDAVGRQRGAGLGGGHDEREQTLNQMLVEMDGFEGNEGVIVIAATNRPDVLDPALTRPGRFDRQVVVGLPDVKGREQILKVHMRKVPVGLDVDAMTLARGTPGYSGADLANLVNEAALFAARTNKRIVTMVEFEKAKDKINMGPERRTMIMTDKQKESTAYHEAGHAIVGYLVPEHDPVHKVTIIPRGRALGVTFFLPEGDQVSISQKQLESKLSTLYAGRLAEDLIYGEENISTGASNDIKVATNIARNMVTQWGFSDKLGPILYTEDDGEVFLGRSMAKAKHMSDETAHVIDEEVRAIVNRNYERARQILSDNMDILHAMKDALVKYETIEEEQIKQLMNREPVTPPSGWEVPRDNGNKAQPQQPKAEKPKTEEPESTADTQSAVEKDTDSESL, via the coding sequence ATGGTAAAAAATTTAATTCTTTGGGTGGTTGTTGCAGTTGTGATGATGACTGCATATCAAAGTTTTAATGCCGCTTCTAGCGGGGGAATAACGGACTATACAACGTTTATTTCAGATGTTGAAAATAATCAGGTACGTCAGGCTAAATTTGAAGACAATGAAATTTTAGTCACCAAAGCCGACGGCGCTAAATATACAACAGTTATTCCATTGGAAGATAAAGATCTTTTGAATGACTTATTGAAGAAAAAAGTAAAAGTTGAAGGCACCCCGCCAGAAAGAAGAGGATTGTTATCTCAAATTCTGATTTCTTGGTTCCCGATGTTGTTATTAATCGGAGTTTGGGTTTTCTTCATGCGTCAGATGCAAGGCGGTGGTGGTAAAACTATGAGCTTTGGTAAAAGTCGTGCTCGCATGATGACACAAGAACAGATAAAAACCACTTTTGCAGATGTAGCCGGTTGTGATGAAGCAAAAGAAGAAGTCGCTGAAATTGTTGATTTCTTACGTGAGCCAAAAAAATTCCAAAATCTTGGCGGTAAAATTCCAAAAGGGATTTTAATGGTTGGCCCTCCGGGTACGGGTAAAACCTTATTGGCGAAAGCCATTGCCGGGGAAGCAAAAGTGCCTTTCTTTACTATTTCCGGTTCTGATTTCGTAGAAATGTTTGTTGGGGTAGGGGCATCCCGTGTGCGTGATATGTTTGAACAAGCTAAGAAAAATGCGCCTTGTTTGATTTTTATCGATGAAATCGATGCCGTCGGTCGCCAACGTGGTGCTGGGCTTGGTGGTGGTCATGATGAACGCGAGCAAACCTTAAACCAAATGTTGGTTGAAATGGATGGATTTGAAGGTAATGAAGGCGTTATCGTGATTGCTGCAACTAACCGTCCAGATGTTTTAGACCCTGCGTTAACCCGCCCGGGGCGTTTCGACCGTCAAGTTGTGGTTGGATTGCCTGATGTGAAAGGTCGTGAGCAAATTCTTAAAGTTCACATGCGAAAAGTACCTGTTGGGCTGGATGTTGATGCAATGACGCTTGCGCGTGGTACGCCAGGCTATTCAGGTGCAGATTTGGCAAACTTGGTGAATGAGGCGGCGTTATTTGCTGCACGTACCAATAAACGTATCGTTACGATGGTTGAGTTTGAAAAAGCCAAAGACAAAATCAACATGGGGCCTGAACGTCGCACCATGATCATGACGGATAAGCAAAAAGAGTCCACTGCGTATCACGAAGCGGGTCATGCTATCGTTGGTTATTTAGTACCGGAACATGATCCTGTGCATAAAGTGACTATCATTCCACGCGGACGTGCCCTAGGGGTAACCTTCTTCCTGCCGGAAGGAGACCAAGTGAGTATCAGCCAAAAACAATTGGAAAGTAAACTTTCCACATTGTATGCAGGTCGTTTAGCAGAAGATTTAATTTATGGCGAAGAAAATATTTCGACCGGTGCATCTAACGATATTAAAGTGGCAACCAATATTGCGCGCAATATGGTCACCCAATGGGGGTTCTCCGATAAACTCGGTCCAATTCTTTATACAGAAGATGATGGTGAAGTTTTCCTCGGTCGTTCAATGGCGAAAGCAAAACATATGTCCGATGAAACGGCTCACGTGATTGACGAAGAGGTTCGCGCAATTGTTAACCGTAACTATGAGCGTGCAAGACAAATTCTGAGCGATAATATGGATATTTTACATGCCATGAAAGATGCTTTAGTAAAATATGAAACTATCGAAGAAGAGCAAATTAAGCAACTTATGAATCGTGAACCGGTGACTCCGCCATCAGGTTGGGAAGTGCCGAGAGACAATGGCAACAAGGCGCAGCCGCAACAACCAAAAGCGGAAAAGCCAAAAACAGAAGAGCCAGAGTCTACCGCAGACACACAAAGTGCGGTTGAAAAAGATACCGATTCCGAATCTTTATAA